A part of Dreissena polymorpha isolate Duluth1 chromosome 13, UMN_Dpol_1.0, whole genome shotgun sequence genomic DNA contains:
- the LOC127854655 gene encoding uncharacterized protein LOC127854655, with translation MPPFIVFPEPKPRSYNPLNGATEGSAIAYTKKGWMDAVTFGKFIDHFDKHAGTDRPVVLLLDSVSSHGDHKVFIDAKSKGIEMYRIVPNTTHLMQPMDKGVFEPLKSKWHLVARTYSRENPGRSIGKEVFAEKLTEAFLNFCKPLTVINAFRSSGIYPVDASAITDEILKPRRTFFTSKPEEQPSTSGRVSQVMPMECSPGQQNAKGALEVFEETFSTPVL, from the coding sequence ATGCCACCATTTATAGTATTTCCAGAACCTAAACCAAGGTCGTACAATCCATTGAATGGAGCTACTGAGGGATCAGCCATCGCTTACACCAAGAAAGGTTGGATGGATGCTGTCACATTTGGAAAATTCATTGACCATTTTGATAAGCACGCTGGAACTGATCGTCCTGTTGTCTTGTTGCTAGACAGTGTCAGTAGTCATGGTGATCACAAAGTGTTCATTGATGCAAAGAGCAAGGGGATAGAGATGTACAGGATCGTGCCTAATACCACCCACCTGATGCAGCCGATGGACAAAGGCGTCTTCGAGCCATTGAAATCAAAGTGGCATTTGGTTGCAAGAACGTACAGTAGGGAAAATCCTGGAAGATCGATTGGCAAGGAGGTGTTTGCCGAGAAATTGACAGAGGCATTTCTCAATTTCTGCAAACCTCTAACAGTCATTAATGCATTCCGATCGTCTGGTATATACCCAGTAGATGCATCTGCTATAACTGATGAAATCCTGAAACCTAGAAGAACGTTTTTCACTTCCAAACCAGAAGAACAACCGTCAACTTCTGGAAGAGTGTCACAAGTCATGCCCATGGAATGCTCGCCTGGTCAACAAAATGCAAAGGGTGCTCTAGAGGTATTTGAAGAGACTTTTTCCACACCAGTTCTATAG